A portion of the Adhaeribacter radiodurans genome contains these proteins:
- a CDS encoding SGNH/GDSL hydrolase family protein — protein sequence MNDNYNNRRHFLKQISTLGALAAAAPGFVQGMPLLETTLRKAGDNFTFLFQGDSITDGNRTRNNDWNHVMGHGYAYIIASKLWYEYPAKNFHFFNRGISGNKITDLASRWQTDALELKPDVLSILIGINDVSAFLGGNQNFTAKHYESGYRALLQQTKQQLPNVQLVLGEPFILPVGKVKEQWAEYSREVLKRREIVKKLSTEFQAVLVEFQNAFNQALTKAPAEYWIWDGIHPMPAGHELMAREWLTQVSKKLKFIKA from the coding sequence ATGAACGATAATTATAATAACCGGCGTCATTTCTTAAAACAAATTAGTACGCTGGGTGCTTTGGCGGCGGCCGCTCCCGGCTTCGTGCAGGGTATGCCTTTATTAGAAACTACTTTACGTAAAGCGGGCGATAATTTTACGTTTTTGTTTCAGGGCGATTCTATTACCGATGGTAACCGCACGCGCAACAACGATTGGAACCACGTGATGGGGCATGGCTATGCCTATATTATTGCCAGTAAGTTATGGTATGAGTATCCGGCCAAAAATTTTCACTTTTTTAACCGGGGTATTAGCGGCAATAAAATTACCGATTTAGCCTCCCGCTGGCAAACCGATGCACTCGAATTAAAACCTGATGTTTTAAGTATTTTGATCGGTATTAACGATGTTTCGGCTTTTCTGGGCGGTAATCAGAATTTCACGGCCAAACATTACGAAAGCGGCTACCGCGCTTTATTGCAGCAAACCAAACAGCAATTGCCCAACGTGCAACTGGTGCTAGGCGAACCATTTATTTTGCCGGTGGGAAAAGTAAAAGAACAATGGGCCGAATACAGCCGCGAAGTACTGAAACGCCGGGAAATAGTAAAAAAGTTAAGTACCGAATTTCAGGCCGTTTTGGTAGAGTTCCAGAATGCTTTTAACCAAGCTTTAACCAAGGCACCGGCAGAGTACTGGATTTGGGATGGCATTCACCCCATGCCCGCCGGTCACGAATTAATGGCGCGCGAATGGCTAACCCAGGTAAGTAAAAAATTAAAATTTATAAAAGCCTAA
- a CDS encoding M14 metallopeptidase family protein produces MRLRVLPLFFWLVVLMGSAPLLAQTIQTPAQFLGYNLGERFTPHSQIVRYLEYLAGQAPQRMQVQTYGHTYEGRPLLLATLSSEENFSNREVIRTNNLKRIGLLPGQATGKQPVIVWLSYNVHGNEAVSSEAVMQVLYNLVTGSTPEIKKWLQNTLVLIDPCVNPDGRDRYTNWYNQVANQLPNVSPLAREHQEPWPGGRTNHYLFDLNRDWAWQTQQETQQRIVVYNQWMPQVHADFHEMGPEAPYYFSPAAKPFHEAITPWQRQFQQIIGENNRKYFDKNNWLYFTRETYDLLYPSYGDTWPTFNGAIAMTYEQGGGGRAGRAITKTDGDTLTLSQRIAHHYAASLATIEAASDHQEQVLQEYQKYYQQARTNPTGTYKTYVLKAQGQPGKMQQLTAYLNQQQIKYGYATQKSSNFGFNYSTGKSENLKIEPNDLVISLYQPKSTLLKVLFDPNTKLEDSLTYDITSWAIPYAYGLPAYGLKNRLSKVAEQPLNVALKPATTTTVAAPYAYLARYNSLNDLQFLTALLNKNVKVRFSEKAFEAAGEQYAPGTLIITRTGNARLNATFDVLVKAQADSFGVKLVSSPTGFVSSGVDFGSTSVRSVRKAKIGLLAGDGISSTAFGEIWYFFEQQIHYPVTVLSTENFNRVPWQQLDVLILPDGSYSDLFDEKGLTQLKAWVRAGGKVIALEGAAAHLAGKRDFSLSKRKFTDSLDFKKDPYRALKRYGDAERNALSELVQGGIYRVTLDNSHPLAFGYGPTHFALIQEVNDYPFMQQGWNVGVLKKDSYANGFTGSKVKKRLQDSLVFGTQEMGRGQIIYLANNPLFRAFWHSGKLMFGNAIFMVGQ; encoded by the coding sequence ATGAGGCTACGCGTACTCCCATTATTTTTTTGGTTAGTTGTTTTAATGGGTTCGGCGCCGTTGCTGGCGCAAACTATTCAAACACCCGCGCAATTTTTAGGGTATAATTTAGGAGAACGGTTTACGCCTCATTCCCAGATTGTTCGGTACCTGGAATACCTGGCGGGCCAAGCTCCGCAGCGCATGCAAGTGCAAACCTATGGCCACACCTACGAAGGCCGTCCGCTTTTATTAGCTACGCTTTCTTCGGAAGAAAATTTTAGCAACCGGGAAGTTATCCGGACAAATAATTTAAAGCGCATTGGCTTATTACCGGGGCAAGCTACCGGTAAGCAACCGGTCATAGTGTGGTTAAGTTATAATGTGCACGGCAACGAAGCCGTATCGTCGGAAGCGGTGATGCAGGTTTTGTACAACCTGGTAACGGGCTCAACCCCAGAAATTAAAAAATGGCTGCAAAATACTCTGGTGCTGATAGACCCTTGCGTGAACCCCGACGGGCGCGACCGTTACACAAATTGGTACAACCAGGTGGCTAATCAATTACCCAACGTTTCGCCGCTGGCCCGCGAACACCAGGAGCCCTGGCCCGGTGGCCGGACCAATCATTATTTATTTGATTTAAACCGCGACTGGGCTTGGCAAACCCAGCAGGAAACCCAGCAACGCATTGTGGTATATAACCAGTGGATGCCGCAGGTACACGCCGATTTCCACGAAATGGGTCCGGAAGCACCTTATTATTTTTCGCCGGCTGCCAAACCTTTTCACGAAGCCATAACTCCCTGGCAGCGGCAATTTCAGCAAATTATCGGCGAAAATAACCGCAAGTACTTCGATAAAAACAACTGGTTGTACTTTACCCGCGAAACCTACGATTTACTTTATCCCAGTTACGGCGATACCTGGCCTACCTTTAACGGCGCCATTGCCATGACCTACGAGCAAGGCGGCGGTGGTCGGGCCGGCCGTGCCATTACCAAAACGGACGGCGATACCTTAACCTTAAGCCAACGCATTGCGCACCATTACGCTGCCAGCCTGGCTACTATTGAAGCCGCCTCCGACCATCAGGAACAAGTGCTGCAAGAATACCAGAAGTATTACCAGCAGGCTCGTACCAATCCTACAGGTACCTACAAAACCTACGTGTTAAAAGCGCAGGGACAACCCGGTAAAATGCAGCAATTAACCGCTTACCTTAACCAGCAACAAATTAAGTACGGGTACGCTACTCAAAAAAGTTCGAATTTTGGTTTTAACTATTCTACCGGCAAATCCGAAAACTTAAAAATTGAACCCAATGATTTAGTAATTAGTTTGTACCAACCAAAATCGACTTTACTAAAGGTTTTGTTTGACCCGAATACGAAACTGGAAGATTCTTTAACCTACGATATTACTTCCTGGGCCATTCCGTACGCCTACGGATTACCCGCCTATGGTTTAAAAAACCGGTTAAGTAAGGTAGCGGAGCAACCTTTAAATGTAGCCCTAAAACCTGCGACAACGACTACTGTCGCAGCACCTTACGCTTACCTGGCGCGATACAACAGCCTCAACGATTTACAATTTTTAACGGCTTTGTTAAATAAAAACGTAAAAGTACGCTTCTCCGAAAAAGCATTTGAAGCCGCCGGAGAACAATACGCACCGGGTACTTTAATTATTACCCGTACCGGTAACGCACGCTTAAATGCTACCTTTGATGTGCTGGTAAAAGCGCAGGCCGATTCCTTTGGGGTGAAACTAGTGTCTTCGCCGACCGGTTTTGTGAGCAGTGGGGTAGATTTTGGTTCGACGAGTGTGCGTTCCGTCCGCAAAGCGAAAATTGGCCTATTGGCCGGTGATGGTATTTCTTCCACCGCTTTCGGCGAAATCTGGTATTTCTTTGAGCAGCAGATTCATTACCCGGTTACCGTTCTCTCTACCGAAAACTTTAACCGTGTTCCCTGGCAGCAACTGGATGTGTTGATATTACCCGATGGAAGTTACAGCGATTTATTCGATGAAAAAGGTTTGACGCAATTAAAAGCCTGGGTGCGCGCTGGCGGAAAAGTAATTGCCCTAGAAGGAGCCGCTGCCCACCTGGCCGGGAAACGCGATTTTTCCTTAAGTAAAAGAAAATTTACCGATAGTCTGGATTTTAAAAAAGACCCTTACCGTGCCCTGAAACGCTACGGCGATGCCGAACGCAATGCCCTTTCGGAACTGGTGCAAGGCGGCATTTACCGGGTAACCCTGGATAATTCGCACCCATTGGCTTTTGGTTACGGACCTACCCATTTTGCTTTAATTCAGGAAGTAAACGATTACCCTTTTATGCAGCAGGGCTGGAACGTGGGTGTACTCAAAAAAGATAGTTACGCCAACGGCTTTACCGGCAGCAAAGTAAAAAAGCGTTTGCAAGACTCCCTTGTATTTGGTACCCAGGAAATGGGCCGCGGCCAAATTATTTACTTAGCCAACAACCCCTTGTTCCGGGCGTTCTGGCACAGCGGTAAATTAATGTTTGGCAATGCTATTTTTATGGTAGGGCAGTAG
- a CDS encoding ABC transporter permease: MPAEEQEWTEIIEPRTRLLDLGLKDVWRYRDLVLLFVRRDFVATYKQTILGPIWFFVQPLLTTLTFILIFGRVAKLSTDGLPMMVFYLAGVTIWNYFAQTLTSTSTVFKDNAQMFGKVYFPRLTMPLSIVISNLVRFGIQFSLFFVVWLYYLVQGDAIQPNWFILLTPLLILVMGILSLGFGMIFSALTTKYRDLAMLLTFGVQLLMYATPVIYPLSSLSEKYIWLILVNPMSSIVETFRYAFLGSGTFNWSYLAYSLAVSLIILFVGIISFNKVQKSFTDTV; encoded by the coding sequence ATGCCAGCCGAAGAGCAGGAGTGGACTGAAATTATTGAGCCGCGTACCCGCTTACTGGACTTAGGTCTAAAAGATGTATGGCGTTATCGTGATTTGGTACTGTTGTTTGTACGCCGTGATTTTGTGGCAACTTATAAACAGACTATTCTGGGGCCCATCTGGTTTTTTGTACAGCCTCTTTTAACTACCCTTACTTTTATTTTAATTTTTGGCAGGGTAGCCAAGCTCTCCACCGATGGTCTGCCCATGATGGTATTTTACCTGGCAGGCGTAACCATATGGAATTACTTTGCCCAAACGCTAACCTCCACGTCCACTGTTTTTAAAGACAATGCCCAGATGTTTGGGAAAGTATATTTCCCGCGCCTGACGATGCCATTGTCTATTGTTATTTCTAATCTGGTGCGGTTTGGTATTCAGTTTTCTTTATTTTTTGTGGTTTGGTTGTATTACCTGGTGCAGGGCGATGCTATTCAGCCTAATTGGTTTATTCTCCTTACGCCCCTACTCATTTTAGTAATGGGAATTTTATCTTTAGGCTTTGGTATGATCTTCAGCGCGCTCACTACCAAATACCGCGATTTAGCCATGTTGCTGACTTTTGGCGTTCAATTGCTCATGTACGCTACCCCGGTTATTTATCCGCTTTCCAGTTTATCCGAAAAGTATATATGGTTAATTTTAGTTAACCCCATGAGTTCCATTGTCGAAACGTTTCGGTACGCCTTTCTGGGTTCCGGTACTTTTAACTGGAGTTACCTGGCGTATAGTTTAGCCGTTAGTTTAATTATTTTATTTGTGGGTATTATTAGCTTTAACAAAGTACAGAAAAGCTTTACCGATACAGTTTAG
- a CDS encoding ABC transporter ATP-binding protein, translating to MSDIAIKVENLGKLYRLGEVGTGTLSHDLNRWWARMRGKEDPFAKIGETNDRTKKGSSDYVWSLKDVNFEVKQGEVLGIIGRNGAGKSTLLKILSKVTSPTTGRIKVKGRIASLLEVGTGFHPELTGRENIFLNGAILGMTKAEIRSKFDEIVDFSGVERYIDTPVKRYSSGMYVRLAFAVSAFLEPEILIVDEVLAVGDAEFQKKCLGRMKDVSVNDGRTVLFVSHNMAAIQNLCTNGLYMKNGQAIAFGEIDKVITTYLSTLKETSTKNMKTLIDRKGNGRIRVINIVGANNRNEETDIFLVGEKLKLKISFDHKGQTERIRANVDIGINNNINDRVAWMSTSIFDENLDFSKNLMFEIEKVVLTPGIYNINVFCNIENEVADWIENVYSFEVVESDYYLTGRTVPRGQGYLVLDYKTIN from the coding sequence ATGAGTGACATTGCCATTAAAGTAGAGAACCTCGGCAAATTGTACCGCCTCGGCGAAGTGGGTACCGGCACTTTAAGCCACGACCTGAATCGCTGGTGGGCCCGGATGCGCGGGAAGGAAGATCCATTTGCCAAAATTGGCGAAACCAACGACCGGACCAAAAAAGGCAGCAGCGATTATGTTTGGTCGTTAAAAGACGTAAATTTTGAAGTAAAGCAAGGTGAGGTATTGGGTATAATTGGCCGCAACGGTGCCGGTAAATCTACTTTATTAAAAATACTTTCGAAAGTAACTTCGCCTACAACCGGTCGCATAAAAGTAAAAGGGCGTATTGCTTCCTTGCTCGAAGTAGGTACGGGCTTTCACCCGGAGCTAACCGGCCGCGAAAACATTTTCCTGAACGGCGCTATCCTGGGCATGACCAAAGCCGAAATCCGCAGCAAGTTCGACGAAATAGTGGATTTCTCAGGCGTAGAACGCTACATCGATACCCCGGTAAAACGCTACAGCAGTGGTATGTACGTGCGCCTGGCTTTTGCCGTATCTGCTTTTTTGGAGCCTGAAATTTTAATTGTTGATGAGGTGTTGGCAGTAGGCGACGCGGAATTTCAGAAAAAGTGCCTGGGCCGGATGAAGGATGTTAGTGTGAATGACGGGAGAACGGTATTGTTTGTTAGTCATAATATGGCTGCAATTCAAAATCTATGTACAAATGGACTGTATATGAAGAACGGACAAGCAATTGCTTTCGGCGAAATAGATAAGGTTATTACAACTTACCTATCTACTTTAAAGGAGACTTCTACTAAAAATATGAAAACACTCATCGATAGAAAGGGAAATGGTAGAATCAGAGTAATTAATATAGTTGGAGCAAATAATAGAAATGAAGAAACAGATATATTTTTAGTAGGAGAGAAATTAAAACTAAAAATTTCCTTTGATCATAAAGGGCAAACTGAAAGGATTAGAGCAAATGTAGATATAGGTATCAATAATAATATTAATGATAGAGTTGCCTGGATGAGCACTTCAATATTTGATGAAAATTTGGATTTTTCTAAAAATTTAATGTTTGAAATTGAAAAAGTTGTGTTAACCCCTGGGATTTATAACATTAATGTCTTTTGTAATATTGAGAATGAAGTTGCGGATTGGATTGAAAATGTATATTCTTTCGAAGTTGTAGAATCAGATTACTATTTGACAGGAAGGACAGTTCCAAGAGGTCAAGGTTATTTAGTATTGGATTATAAAACAATAAATTAA
- a CDS encoding glycosyltransferase, which yields MNNLLTPIVLFVYNRPKHTEQTLEALFKNDLANESILYIYVDGPKEISTEEDLRYITETRQILRKRQWCREVHIIESEKNKGLANSIIFGVTEIVNKHGSVIVLEDDIVTSKGFLTYMNSALNTYRNDSKVMQVTGFIYPIDKTNLPETFFYNANSCWGWGTWKRAWDYYIDDINIIYKRLIEKPVNWKKFNAFQGRAFQDQLMDNLNGRIKTWAVKWHACVYLNDGMILHPRSSLTKNIGFDGSGVHCGYDNKMLSMDIIENIQVVKHKELHSRIAMKSLKKYFAISNQSTINKIIRKLYSLKNLLRV from the coding sequence ATGAATAATTTACTTACACCAATAGTATTATTTGTATATAATAGACCAAAACATACTGAACAAACCTTGGAAGCTTTGTTTAAAAACGATTTGGCTAATGAAAGTATCTTATATATATATGTAGATGGACCAAAGGAGATTTCAACTGAAGAAGATTTAAGATACATTACTGAAACAAGACAAATACTAAGAAAAAGACAATGGTGTAGAGAAGTTCATATTATTGAATCAGAAAAAAATAAAGGCTTAGCAAATTCCATTATCTTCGGAGTAACAGAAATTGTTAATAAGCATGGAAGTGTCATTGTTTTGGAAGATGATATAGTTACTTCTAAAGGGTTTTTAACATACATGAACTCAGCTTTAAATACTTATAGAAATGATTCCAAAGTAATGCAAGTAACAGGTTTTATATATCCGATAGATAAAACTAATTTACCAGAAACGTTTTTTTATAATGCTAATTCATGTTGGGGATGGGGAACTTGGAAAAGGGCTTGGGATTATTATATAGATGATATAAACATAATATATAAAAGATTAATTGAAAAACCTGTTAATTGGAAGAAGTTTAATGCCTTTCAAGGAAGAGCATTTCAAGATCAATTGATGGATAATTTAAATGGACGAATTAAGACTTGGGCTGTAAAATGGCATGCTTGTGTTTACTTGAATGATGGAATGATATTACATCCAAGAAGCTCATTAACAAAAAATATTGGTTTTGATGGAAGCGGAGTTCATTGTGGTTACGACAATAAAATGTTGTCAATGGATATTATTGAAAACATCCAAGTTGTTAAACATAAAGAATTACATAGTAGAATTGCAATGAAATCTTTAAAAAAATATTTTGCTATATCAAATCAAAGTACAATAAATAAAATTATCAGAAAATTATATAGCCTTAAAAATCTATTAAGAGTTTAA
- a CDS encoding DUF5672 family protein, whose translation MPKIAVVIPVYKQYSDLNFVEKVSLEQTFKVLANYDIFFVTHNEIISKLYYSNQPLELNVNTLFFDKYFFANIEGYNRLLLEQKFYKAFESYSHILICQLDVFVFSDQLDYFSKLNYDYIGGPWFEGYSTALRTSKIIGTGNGGFSLRKVSSFLRILDLFNLFRFLNYKGIKEAAVQPNSFLRIVKYCLLSKQKRYLSILPWQFPHNEDLYWSTYIRQFFPWFKVGNVEDSIAFSFEVNPDVLFKLNNQRLPMATHAWQKYNPEFWKYYIEKFGYHLEL comes from the coding sequence ATGCCTAAAATTGCTGTAGTTATACCAGTTTATAAACAATATTCTGATCTAAACTTTGTTGAAAAGGTATCTTTGGAACAAACGTTTAAAGTTTTAGCTAATTACGATATTTTTTTTGTTACTCACAATGAGATAATCTCAAAATTATATTACAGTAATCAACCTTTAGAGTTAAATGTAAATACCTTATTTTTTGACAAATATTTCTTTGCCAATATTGAGGGATACAATAGGCTTCTTTTAGAGCAAAAATTTTATAAAGCATTTGAATCTTATTCACATATATTAATATGTCAATTAGATGTATTTGTGTTTTCTGACCAGTTGGATTATTTTTCAAAATTGAATTACGATTATATTGGGGGCCCTTGGTTTGAAGGGTATAGTACTGCATTAAGAACAAGCAAAATTATAGGTACTGGTAATGGAGGCTTCTCTCTTAGAAAGGTAAGTTCATTCCTTAGGATTTTGGATCTATTCAATTTATTTAGATTTTTAAATTATAAAGGAATAAAGGAAGCTGCAGTGCAGCCAAATTCATTCTTGAGGATAGTAAAATATTGCTTGTTAAGTAAACAAAAACGATATTTATCAATATTGCCATGGCAATTTCCTCATAACGAAGACCTATATTGGAGTACTTACATAAGGCAATTTTTTCCTTGGTTTAAAGTAGGTAATGTAGAAGACTCCATTGCTTTCTCTTTTGAAGTTAACCCTGATGTTTTGTTTAAATTAAATAATCAACGTTTGCCAATGGCTACCCATGCTTGGCAAAAGTATAATCCTGAATTTTGGAAGTACTACATTGAAAAATTTGGTTACCATTTAGAGCTATAA
- a CDS encoding glycosyltransferase family 2 protein produces the protein MIKISIITINYNNVIGLEETIKSVVGQTYTNIEYIIIDGGSSDGSVNIIKENKNHIYYWVSEPDNGIYHAMNKGLAKANGDFLIFLNSGDYLCSNNIIQICYEFIIKFPGNDIYYGDMIVINDINSSESRIHKHPNKITLKFLKDNNINHQASLISLSLFKEFGPYLERYKLASDFWFFLKAILKNKNFKHIDFPIVNYDFSGISSSDNFEKYKQEKLLIWQSLVPDVVNELINENDKYKNLIEFKIIKAAILLNDKYQYFKGNT, from the coding sequence ATGATAAAAATATCTATTATAACTATTAATTACAACAATGTAATAGGCTTAGAAGAAACAATTAAAAGTGTTGTTGGACAAACCTATACTAATATTGAGTACATTATAATAGATGGAGGATCTTCTGATGGAAGTGTAAACATTATTAAAGAGAATAAGAATCATATTTATTATTGGGTAAGTGAACCGGATAATGGTATTTACCATGCAATGAATAAAGGACTAGCTAAAGCTAATGGTGACTTTTTAATTTTTCTAAATAGTGGAGATTATCTCTGTAGTAATAATATTATCCAGATATGTTATGAGTTTATTATTAAGTTCCCTGGAAATGATATTTACTATGGAGATATGATTGTTATTAATGATATAAATTCGTCAGAATCAAGAATTCACAAACATCCAAATAAAATAACGCTAAAATTTTTAAAAGACAATAATATTAATCATCAAGCCTCATTAATAAGTTTGTCTTTATTTAAAGAATTTGGACCTTATTTAGAAAGATATAAGTTAGCCTCTGATTTTTGGTTTTTTTTAAAAGCTATATTAAAAAATAAAAATTTTAAACACATTGATTTTCCCATTGTAAATTATGACTTTTCTGGAATTAGTTCAAGTGACAACTTTGAAAAATATAAGCAAGAAAAGCTCTTAATCTGGCAGTCCTTAGTTCCGGATGTCGTAAATGAACTAATTAATGAGAATGATAAATATAAGAATTTAATAGAGTTTAAAATTATAAAAGCTGCAATCTTATTAAATGATAAATATCAATATTTTAAAGGAAATACATAG
- a CDS encoding glycosyltransferase family 2 protein: MNLQPKYRANIPLVEESVRPFWSVMIPVYNCSKYLAKTLESVLMQAPGEEQMQIEVVDDFSSDNPEKVVWEVGHGRVNYFRQSQNLGHTKNFETCLKRSNGLWVHQLHGDDYILPGFYDELHEVIQNNQKIGAAFCQNFSINENDQFIGLSSLIQTEAGVIPDFLSTIAYRQRIFTPSIVVKRAVYEDLGGFDERLKWCEDWEMWVRISKYYEFGYVPKALACYRVHNTSNTARYAKNAIKMLDFVEGIKMVNNYLPEEAKSSHLKEVLNYYGETWVMYEIENALNAGDKKTAWFNWKLANSITSAMSVKIRLAKLAYRIAKT; the protein is encoded by the coding sequence ATGAATTTACAGCCGAAATATAGAGCTAATATTCCTTTAGTAGAAGAAAGTGTAAGGCCATTTTGGTCTGTGATGATACCGGTTTATAATTGCTCTAAGTATTTAGCTAAAACATTAGAATCTGTTTTGATGCAAGCTCCTGGTGAAGAGCAAATGCAAATAGAAGTGGTTGATGATTTCTCTTCTGATAATCCAGAAAAGGTTGTTTGGGAAGTAGGTCATGGAAGAGTAAACTACTTTAGACAATCGCAAAATCTTGGTCATACAAAGAATTTTGAAACATGCTTAAAAAGGTCTAATGGTTTGTGGGTGCATCAATTACATGGGGATGATTATATTTTGCCAGGATTTTATGATGAGCTTCATGAAGTAATACAAAATAACCAAAAAATAGGAGCAGCATTTTGTCAAAACTTTTCAATAAATGAAAATGATCAATTTATTGGTTTAAGCAGTCTGATCCAAACGGAAGCTGGAGTTATACCTGATTTCTTAAGCACTATAGCATACCGTCAAAGAATATTTACCCCAAGTATTGTAGTTAAAAGAGCAGTTTATGAAGATTTAGGAGGGTTTGATGAACGCCTAAAATGGTGTGAAGATTGGGAAATGTGGGTCAGGATAAGTAAATATTATGAATTTGGCTATGTGCCTAAAGCACTAGCTTGTTACCGGGTTCATAATACTTCCAATACGGCAAGGTACGCCAAAAATGCTATTAAAATGCTTGATTTTGTAGAAGGTATAAAAATGGTGAATAACTATTTGCCTGAGGAAGCAAAATCCAGCCATCTTAAAGAAGTTTTGAATTACTATGGTGAAACCTGGGTGATGTACGAAATAGAAAATGCCTTAAATGCAGGTGATAAGAAGACTGCGTGGTTTAATTGGAAATTAGCAAACAGCATTACTTCCGCTATGTCGGTTAAAATAAGACTAGCTAAATTGGCGTATCGAATAGCAAAAACATAA
- a CDS encoding glycosyltransferase family 2 protein gives MKTSIIIPTYNGANKILNALKSLEKLTRKPDEVIVVVDGSTDGTAEIIRSSDLSLLGFRMIEQANSGRATVRNRGATEAKGDLLVFMDDDIIVPEKWLSAHLEHHISKKNSLLVGKLESPKTELAGEFILFENWQNKKWNKDLTHTSEEEVLLKTPYISANNFSISKDLFFKLGQFDYRLNDAEDYDLAVRAFQENYPIYISSKAYAYHFDFGLKNFKSYIKRIRQYREAQEKLINFKPELYGDKAQNERFPVNPSGIKSKVFKLFANKYWIKAAEQGYLKWLPRDIRCRIYDIVVTANGRFFPEKVAL, from the coding sequence ATGAAAACTTCCATTATAATACCTACCTATAATGGCGCGAATAAAATTCTTAATGCTCTGAAAAGCTTGGAAAAGCTAACCCGTAAACCGGATGAAGTAATTGTAGTTGTGGATGGCTCCACTGATGGTACTGCAGAAATTATACGTAGTTCTGATTTAAGTTTACTTGGTTTCAGGATGATAGAGCAAGCAAATAGTGGACGAGCTACAGTTAGGAATCGGGGAGCGACAGAAGCAAAAGGAGATTTACTGGTTTTTATGGATGACGATATAATTGTACCTGAGAAATGGCTTTCCGCCCATTTGGAACATCATATTTCAAAAAAGAATAGCTTATTAGTGGGAAAGCTGGAGTCGCCAAAAACGGAGTTAGCGGGAGAGTTTATTTTATTTGAAAATTGGCAGAATAAAAAATGGAATAAAGATTTAACCCATACAAGTGAAGAAGAAGTTTTACTTAAGACTCCTTATATATCGGCAAATAATTTCTCAATTTCTAAAGATTTATTTTTTAAGTTAGGTCAGTTTGATTATAGACTTAACGATGCCGAGGATTATGATTTAGCAGTAAGAGCTTTTCAGGAAAATTATCCTATTTACATTAGTTCTAAAGCCTATGCATATCATTTTGATTTTGGATTAAAAAACTTTAAAAGTTATATCAAGCGTATTAGGCAATATAGAGAAGCTCAGGAGAAATTGATAAATTTTAAGCCAGAACTTTATGGTGATAAAGCTCAAAATGAACGTTTTCCCGTAAATCCTTCTGGCATTAAATCGAAAGTATTTAAATTATTTGCTAATAAATATTGGATTAAGGCTGCGGAACAGGGCTATTTGAAATGGTTGCCAAGAGATATTAGATGTAGGATTTACGATATTGTTGTTACAGCTAATGGAAGGTTTTTTCCTGAAAAGGTAGCTTTATAA
- a CDS encoding CatB-related O-acetyltransferase → MIKFFKKTFDWFNAKWIGGKIHITSNVQQSVLGANVRISKYSYCYNSQIGSYTYFSGYNLIVNSNIGKFCSIGLFVSICPGKHPTSTFVSTSPVFYSLHKPTFSSFQAFNESGGVEIGHDVWIGSNSIILDDVKIGHGAIVAAGSVVNRDVEPYAIVGGVPAKLIKKRFSDETIDKLLNSKWWEQSDDWLRDNCQSMQNIDKFLRLIQNSN, encoded by the coding sequence ATGATAAAATTTTTTAAAAAAACTTTTGATTGGTTTAATGCTAAATGGATAGGGGGTAAAATTCATATTACTTCAAACGTTCAGCAAAGTGTTTTAGGGGCAAACGTGCGTATTAGTAAATACTCTTATTGTTATAATTCTCAAATTGGATCCTATACTTATTTTTCTGGTTATAACCTTATAGTAAATAGTAATATAGGTAAATTTTGTTCTATAGGTTTGTTTGTTTCCATCTGCCCTGGTAAACATCCAACTAGTACTTTTGTGTCAACAAGTCCTGTGTTTTATTCATTACATAAACCTACGTTTTCGTCATTTCAAGCTTTTAATGAATCTGGTGGCGTAGAGATTGGTCATGACGTTTGGATAGGTTCAAATTCTATAATATTAGATGATGTTAAAATTGGTCATGGTGCTATTGTAGCTGCTGGATCAGTTGTAAATCGGGATGTTGAACCTTATGCAATTGTTGGTGGCGTTCCAGCGAAGCTGATTAAGAAAAGATTTTCTGATGAAACTATAGATAAATTATTAAATAGTAAATGGTGGGAACAAAGTGATGATTGGTTAAGAGATAATTGTCAAAGTATGCAGAACATTGATAAGTTCTTAAGGCTGATTCAAAATAGTAACTAG